A region from the Triticum aestivum cultivar Chinese Spring chromosome 3D, IWGSC CS RefSeq v2.1, whole genome shotgun sequence genome encodes:
- the LOC123080937 gene encoding putative disease resistance protein RGA4 produces the protein MAELVATMVVGPLLSIVKDKVSSYLLDQYQVMEGMEEQHRVLKRKLPAILDVIDDAEQTASHRAGAKAWLEEVKREERHYGELGFNAVKLLTTHNRFSFRDRMGKKLCRIVQAIEVLVAEMNAFGFKYQQQAPESMRWRQMDHVIFDPKKIISRSRSRDTKNIVGTLLGQANNADLSVVPIVGIGGLGKTTLAQLIYNEPEIQKHFELLIWVCVSDSFDVDSLAKRIVAFHLEKDVVEAAASKKSPLDSLQDVLSGHRYLLVLDDVWNRESDKWEKLKDRLTHGANGSVVLTTTRDEGVAKIMGTVKPYNLAALEDNFIKEIIETRAFSLQKEEERPAVLVNMVDEIVKRCRGSPLAATALGSVLRTKTSEEEWKAISSRSNICTEESGILPILKLSYNDLSSQMKQCFAFCAVFPKDYEIDVDKLIQLWIAHGFIQDHKEVSPETIGNRIFSELASSSFFVDVKQGKATSYERMVGGSYYKRTCKIHDLMHDVALSTMENECGFAPEEPNRIEWLPDTARHLLLSCEKPEIVLNDSLARKSPAIQTLLCDSYMEHPLQHLSKYSTLKALQLHTRRSPFPLKSKHLHHLRYLDLSRSDFEALPEDISILYNLQTLKISGCQELCRLPRQMKYMTALRHLYSHDCPKMSSMPGDLRKLLSLQTLTCFVAGQTSSECSNVGELQHLNLGGQLELNQLENVTEEDAKAANLGKKKELRELTLKWTIGSRDDARVLECVKPHDGLQSLRIESYGGTTFPTWMAMSRNMVEIHLSYCKDLQWLFSSGASFSFPNLKEFTLRGLECLEGWWESSNMEQGKEAVFPQLEKLHILDCAKLTTLPEATLLGESYGRMERPAFPMLKVLELRYLRSFKRWDAVEGPQGAEIMFPQLEELYVAHCGKIKASSGQQKVCPKLTIKAESPKLRVLEMQGSEEEMFLWIARNVTSLTNLKLQNCEGSETTSAAAADNSLTQAMSAMENWKHHDFPLADMELIGFKSGVTELCASFVQPQRLCINDCAALVHWPEKEFQSLVSLRSLNIMSCEQLVGCAAEPSTTTSESSSQLLPRLESLKIYGCTSMVEVFRLPASLRKMTIRDCAKLRSIFSRRLQQQGQPSASSIVQGSPTVYSEVLPCLEEIDIRGCDGLTGALDLPPSLKHISVYRCGGLRSVESHSGEFPSLKGLSIGLCETLSSLPDGPRVYPSLRVLKVYDCPGMKRLPACLQQRLGSLEGVTLDAHHQGPILSKPKTWINGICRVRASMYRTDLERSYLCANSQYIYNSFILDLLVQDLPPASLAIDSCMTCTAIVLLSEREKGIHHVVISVTRDIHLLGCYMISVLLGEICENVTGLLSNSGTCLL, from the exons ATGGCAGAGCTGGTGGCCACCATGGTGGTCGGGCCATTGCTCTCAATCGTGAAGGACAAGGTGTCCAGCTATCTGCTTGACCAGTACCAGGTGATGGAGGGCATGGAGGAGCAGCACAGGGTGCTCAAGCGCAAGCTGCCGGCCATCCTGGACGTCATCGATGACGCCGAGCAGACTGCGTCCCACAGAGCAGGGGCCAAGGCTTGGCTCGAGGAGGTCAAGAGG GAAGAACGGCACTATGGCGAGCTTGGCTTCAATGCAGTAAAGCTCCTCACTACCCACAATCGTTTTTCGTTCCGCGACAGGATGGGGAAGAAGCTGTGCAGGATTGTGCAGGCCATCGAAGTCCTTGTGGCTGAGATGAACGCCTTTGGGTTTAAGTATCAGCAGCAAGCACCAGAGTCCATGCGGTGGAGGCAGATGGACCATGTTATCTTCGATCCGAAGAAAATCATCAGCAGATCGAGAAGCCGAGATACTAAGAATATTGTTGGTACACTACTTGGTCAAGCCAACAATGCAGATCTCTCGGTCGTTCCCATCGTTGGAATAGGGGGCCTAGGCAAGACCACCTTGGCACAGCTAATTTACAATGAACCTGAAATTCAGAAGCATTTCGAGTTGCTGATCTGGGTTTGTGTCTCTGACAGCTTTGATGTGGATTCCCTGGCTAAAAGAATAGTTGCATTTCATCTAGAAAAAGATGTAGTTGAAGCAGCAGCTTCCAAGAAAAGCCCACTGGATAGTCTTCAAGACGTACTAAGCGGGCATAGGTACCTCCTTGTATTGGATGACGTCTGGAACCGAGAAAGTGATAAGTGGGAAAAGCTCAAGGACCGCCTTACACATGGTGCCAACGGCAGTGTGGTTCTGACAACTACTCGTGATGAAGGAGTCGCAAAAATAATGGGTACAGTTAAACCCTATAATCTCGCAGCTTTGGAGGATAACTTCATAAAGGAAATTATCGAGACAAGAGCATTCAGTTTGCAGAAGGAAGAAGAAAGGCCTGCTGTGCTAGTTAATATGGTTGATGAGATTGTGAAGAGATGTCGTGGCTCTCCTTTGGCCGCAACAGCGCTGGGCTCTGTGCTGCGTACAAAGACAAGTGAAGAAGAATGGAAGGCTATATCAAGTAGAAGCAACATTTGCACCGAGGAGTCTGGAATTTTACCAATACTCAAGCTCAGCTACAATGACTTGTCATCACAGATGAAGCAGTGCTTTGCTTTCTGTGCTGTTTTCCCCAAGGATTACGAGATTGATGTAGACAAACTGATCCAACTATGGATCGCACATGGCTTCATCCAGGACCACAAAGAAGTTAGTCCTGAAACCATTGGCAACCGGATTTTCAGCGAGTTGGCCTCAAGTTCATTCTTTGTGGATGTGAAGCAAGGAAAAGCCACATCCTATGAACGCATGGTGGGGGGTAGTTATTACAAACGTACATGTAAAATCCATGATCTTATGCATGATGTTGCGCTGTCTACAATGGAGAATGAATGTGGTTTTGCACCCGAGGAACCAAATCGGATTGAGTGGCTTCCAGATACAGCTCGCCACTTACTTTTGTCTTGTGAAAAACCAGAAATTGTTTTGAATGATTCTCTGGCAAGAAAATCTCCAGCTATTCAGACACTTCTGTGTGATAGTTATATGGAACACCCACTGCAGCATTTATCAAAATATAGCACCTTGAAGGCACTACAGCTCCATACGCGGAGAAGTCCATTCCCCTTAAAATCAAAGCATCTTCATCACCTAAGGTACcttgatctctcaagaagtgatttTGAAGCACTTCCTGAAGATATAAGCATTCTATATAACCTGCAAACATTGAAAATCTCTGGCTGTCAAGAACTGTGTCGGCTTCCAAGACAAATGAAGTATATGACTGCCCTCCGTCACCTCTACAGTCATGATTGTCCAAAGATGAGCAGCATGCCTGGTGACCTCCGGAAACTCTTGTCCCTTCAGACGCTTACGTGTTTTGTAGCAGGCCAGACTAGCTCTGAGTGCAGCAATGTTGGAGAGTTGCAGCATTTAAATCTTGGTGGTCAGCTAGAGCTAAATCAGCTAGAGAATGTGACAGAAGAAGATGCAAAAGCAGCAAATCTCGGAAAGAAGAAGGAACTCCGAGAACTGACATTAAAATGGACTATTGGTTCTAGGGATGATGCAAGGGTGCTTGAGTGTGTCAAGCCTCATGATGGCCTGCAGTCTCTAAGGATAGAATCCTACGGAGGCACCACATTTCCAACATGGATGGCTATGTCGCGAAACATGGTTGAAATCCATCTTTCCTATTGTAAAGACCTACAATGGCTATTCAGTTCTGGTGCATCCTTCAGTTTTCCAAATCTGAAGGAGTTTACACTTCGAGGTCTGGAATGTTTGGAGGGATGGTGGGAATCAAGTAACATGGAACAAGGAAAAGAGGCAGTATTTCCTCAGCTTGAGAAGTTGCATATTCTTGACTGTGCAAAGCTGACAACATTACCAGAAGCAACACTGCTTGGAGAATCTTACGGTAGAATGGAACGGCCAGCATTTCCTATGTTGAAGGTTCTCGAATTGAGATACTTGAGGAGCTTTAAGAGATGGGATGCAGTCGAAGGACCTCAAGGAGCAGAGATAATGTTTCCTCAGCTTGAGGAGTTGTATGTTGCACACTGTGGAAAAATCAAAGCATCATCAGGACAACAAAAGGTTTGTCCAAAGCTGACAATAAAAGCTGAATCACCAAAGCTACGTGTTTTAGAGATGCAGGGCAGTGAGGAAGAGATGTTCCTGTGGATAGCTAGAAATGTGACTTCACTGACCAATCTGAAGCTGCAGAACTGTGAAGGCTCGGAAACAACCTCGGCAGCAGCGGCTGATAATAGTTTGACACAAGCGATGAGCGCCATGGAGAATTGGAAACATCACGATTTCCCTCTGGCAGACATGGAGTTAATTGGCTTTAAGTCAGGCGTAACAGAGCTATGTGCAAGCTTTGTACAGCCCCAACGCTTGTGCATCAATGATTGTGCCGCACTTGTCCACTGGCCAGAGAAAGAGTTCCAAAGCTTGGTATCCTTGAGGAGTCTGAACATTATGTCCTGCGAACAACTGGTTGGATGCGCAGCCGAGCCATCAACAACAACATCAGAATCCTCGAGTCAGCTCCTGCCACGCCTGGAGTCTCTCAAGATATATGGCTGTACGAGTATGGTAGAGGTCTTCAGACTCCCCGCGTCCCTGAGGAAGATGACGATTCGCGATTGCGCGAAGCTCAGGTCCATATTCAGCAGGAGGCTGCAGCAGCAGGGACAACCATCAGCATCATCTATCGTTCAAGGCTCACCAACTGTATATTCAGAGGTGCTCCCATGCTTAGAAGAGATAGACATACGTGGCTGCGACGGATTAACAGGGGCCCTTGATCTTCCCCCATCCCTCAAGCACATCAGCGTTTATCGGTGCGGCGGGTTGAGGTCAGTGGAATCTCACTCGGGAGAGTTCCCGTCGCTGAAGGGCCTCTCCATCGGGCTCTGCGAGACCCTGTCATCCCTACCGGATGGCCCGCGAGTGTACCCGTCTCTCAGAGTGCTCAAGGTCTATGACTGTCCTGGTATGAAGAGACTCCCTGCTTGCCTGCAGCAACGCCTAGGCAGCCTCGAGGGGGTAACTCTAGATGCCCATCATCAAG GACCTATTCTGTCGAAGCCCAAGACATGGATAAATGGCATCTGCAGAG TCAGAGCTAGTATGTATAGAACTGACCTGGAACGTTCATATTTGTGTGCTAATTCTCAGTATATATACAACTCCTTTATCTTGGACTTGCTGGTCCAGGATTTACCTCCTGCTAGCCTTGCAATTGATTCCTGCATGACGTGTACAGCTATTGTCTTACTTTCTGAAAGAGAAAAG GGCATCCATCATGTCGTCATCTCTGTTACAAGAGATATCCATTTGCTGGGATGCTACATGATTTCTGTTTTGCTAGGAGAAATTTGTGAGAATGTCACTGGTCTCCTGTCGAACTCTGGCACGTGCCTCCTGTGA